In one window of Kosmotoga pacifica DNA:
- the minD gene encoding septum site-determining protein MinD, with the protein MAKVYVVTSGKGGVGKTTITANIGCALASRGEKVCLIDADIGLKNLDITLGLENRIVHTILDVVNKKVSASEALVRHKQLKGLFLLAASQIATKEMLSPEDMKRIVGELYGKFDYILIDSPAGIERGFRNAIASAEKAIVVTTPELPAITDADRVIGLLENAGMGEENIRLVINRFKIQMVKRGDMLTKEDIQENLSIDLLGIIPDSEEVIVATNKGIPVVLNGNQGHGIARVFENIALRLKGEMISVEKDLQTEAGKGIIEFFKKLFSRN; encoded by the coding sequence ATGGCCAAGGTTTATGTTGTCACTTCCGGGAAAGGTGGCGTGGGTAAGACCACGATCACTGCAAACATTGGGTGTGCTCTAGCTTCTAGAGGCGAGAAGGTATGTCTAATCGATGCTGACATTGGTCTGAAAAACCTGGACATTACCCTGGGTCTGGAAAATCGTATTGTTCATACTATCCTTGACGTAGTAAATAAAAAGGTGAGTGCCTCTGAAGCCCTTGTAAGGCATAAACAGCTGAAGGGATTGTTTCTGCTTGCAGCATCACAAATAGCTACAAAAGAGATGCTTTCCCCAGAGGATATGAAGAGAATAGTGGGAGAACTTTATGGTAAGTTCGATTATATTCTCATCGACTCACCAGCCGGTATTGAACGGGGTTTCAGAAATGCAATCGCTTCAGCAGAAAAAGCAATTGTTGTTACAACGCCAGAACTCCCGGCGATAACCGATGCGGACAGGGTTATTGGTCTCCTCGAAAATGCGGGAATGGGTGAAGAGAACATCAGGCTCGTCATCAACAGGTTCAAGATTCAGATGGTCAAACGTGGTGATATGCTTACAAAGGAAGATATTCAGGAAAACCTTTCTATCGACCTGCTGGGTATCATTCCAGACAGTGAAGAAGTGATAGTGGCAACTAATAAAGGGATTCCCGTCGTTTTGAACGGTAATCAGGGTCACGGTATTGCCAGAGTGTTTGAAAACATCGCCCTCCGCTTAAAGGGAGAGATGATATCGGTGGAGAAAGATCTCCAGACAGAAGCCGGTAAAGGGATTATTGAATTTTTCAAAAAACTCTTTAGCCGGAATTGA
- a CDS encoding cell division topological specificity factor MinE, which yields MFFGFFRRKKKDHGSRKEAKDRLQAIVAGRRHSVPVREVIPAEVFKNSEQDVVRQIKSYVAERFMVNEENVRVQFEEHNGYVVIITNVVFH from the coding sequence ATGTTCTTCGGTTTCTTCAGAAGAAAGAAAAAAGATCACGGAAGTAGAAAAGAGGCTAAAGATAGATTACAGGCCATAGTTGCCGGCCGTAGACACTCAGTTCCCGTGCGGGAAGTCATACCCGCTGAGGTCTTCAAAAATTCCGAGCAGGACGTTGTAAGACAAATCAAGAGTTATGTTGCTGAAAGATTCATGGTGAACGAAGAAAATGTAAGGGTTCAATTCGAAGAGCACAACGGCTATGTGGTAATCATTACCAACGTAGTCTTTCATTGA
- a CDS encoding secondary thiamine-phosphate synthase enzyme YjbQ: protein MYREYQINTHSRVEFIDITPQLENAVRESKIKDGLVFVYIPHTTAAVTINEHADPSVVSDIIKHLKNLVPENAEYSHFEGNSDAHIKASLIGTSVQVPLQGGRLMLGTWQGVFFCEFDGPRRRRFSVTIISC from the coding sequence ATGTACAGAGAATATCAAATAAATACCCACTCAAGGGTAGAGTTTATTGATATAACTCCTCAGCTTGAAAATGCGGTGCGTGAATCAAAAATAAAAGATGGGTTAGTGTTTGTCTACATACCTCATACAACAGCTGCAGTAACGATAAACGAGCACGCTGATCCCAGTGTAGTATCGGATATCATTAAACACCTGAAAAACCTTGTACCGGAAAATGCCGAGTACAGCCACTTCGAAGGAAATTCTGATGCCCATATAAAAGCTTCATTGATAGGTACTTCTGTGCAAGTCCCCCTGCAAGGCGGGCGTCTCATGCTAGGAACATGGCAGGGTGTATTTTTCTGTGAATTCGACGGCCCAAGAAGAAGGAGATTTTCCGTTACGATAATATCTTGCTGA
- a CDS encoding O-antigen ligase family protein, protein MQKDKWLYSILVTGSFFFTLRGLTWDMGLPKFYFASVILAIIFIYVALHILRERKEINSTIYFLPPILFGLYAVISTFFIDTPKVIFSSLGFAINLLVFIMFSLIFSKKKTDFILWVLQYIVLMGMIIAVDSLIAFYSGHSILWGNEFGNSLNRGNISSLIGNVNFTTDLMGLLIPFTIYLAISKKRIWKMDLVRKIFYTIVFTLLLSVVMAGQTRGVYLALIGALILSGIGVLLARLKGTSVLKSINIPMLIALIMISFSIIYGYSTDSFLTRGSFDVSERLTYISEDRTSIDVRMLQWKAAIKQWNSAKLTGTGFGTYKFYSTENMGRVVSDEPKYMYVNGLLSIRTHNEFLQMLAETGIVGVSLILLSLIGFVWYFFKNILTQRDTEKLLLFLAATASFTVITLHSVVSFPGHLMPNALIAVIVAGVALSEELRGFRAFRIELNGRFVRSVIAFLLIVISLTGTVLMSRNYFSEAYFTKGYIAKLNFDSANLAIPDLKNTINMIRSELSSLESFEGEFSYLATDTYINTYLQNFKDRFPRAPEELLVSELYKRRKNTVDMIEEKLKNKLKSMADTLMNARNASNENFYDALYSLDSALTFEDHSGMPKTYLALLMSSEAWMEDLNLKLFNLTDPMGQLEKFFSGINGYNEKIAIVKPRAFIVPLLLKGNRHLPLKELPDLIKHATEEASLTNILKELDMPLLFSYQSIFDSIDMGIAALQITPDIMVIRFLANQFFRAFSESSVVAKELRKLEKYLGADSTESLKELEQKILNIPDEYRLEFEYLYDKAIELNPGGWNIHPDWENIYSDYIEQLMLTYGDEAIKKCLEIAEKEVFACKIMKNTHWGIPDRSFEMLFQFSEISDNGVLKEEIMRIYEPAYQWNKEQLETFYNERIEPLEKDDENRQRYLNVLERMKKFTKTYESKK, encoded by the coding sequence ATGCAAAAGGATAAATGGCTCTACTCCATTCTTGTTACGGGGAGTTTCTTTTTTACACTCAGAGGCCTAACATGGGATATGGGTTTGCCGAAATTCTATTTTGCATCCGTGATACTGGCTATTATCTTCATCTATGTGGCCTTGCACATCCTGCGTGAAAGAAAGGAAATAAATAGTACCATTTACTTTTTGCCTCCAATCTTATTCGGACTCTACGCCGTCATTTCAACTTTCTTCATTGACACACCCAAAGTAATCTTTTCATCTCTTGGATTCGCTATAAATCTTCTGGTCTTCATCATGTTTTCACTTATTTTCTCCAAAAAAAAGACGGATTTTATACTCTGGGTTTTACAATATATTGTACTTATGGGAATGATAATCGCGGTGGATTCTCTCATTGCCTTTTATTCAGGACATTCTATATTATGGGGAAACGAATTTGGGAACTCATTGAACCGTGGAAATATCTCTTCGTTGATTGGAAATGTGAACTTTACCACCGATCTCATGGGTCTTCTCATTCCTTTCACTATATATCTCGCAATTTCAAAAAAGAGAATCTGGAAAATGGATTTGGTTAGAAAGATTTTCTATACAATCGTTTTTACGCTGCTTTTAAGTGTAGTCATGGCCGGTCAAACTAGAGGTGTATATCTTGCCCTGATAGGTGCTCTAATTTTAAGTGGTATTGGAGTTTTACTGGCGAGGCTAAAAGGAACCAGCGTGTTGAAGTCAATAAACATTCCCATGCTCATTGCTTTGATTATGATCTCATTTTCAATAATTTATGGCTATTCCACAGATTCCTTTCTCACCCGAGGAAGCTTCGATGTCTCCGAAAGGCTTACCTACATATCAGAAGATAGGACTTCTATCGATGTCAGGATGCTACAGTGGAAAGCTGCGATCAAGCAATGGAATAGCGCAAAGCTCACCGGAACAGGTTTTGGTACTTACAAGTTCTATTCCACAGAAAATATGGGCAGGGTTGTATCAGATGAGCCGAAATATATGTATGTCAACGGTTTATTAAGCATAAGGACTCACAATGAATTCCTTCAGATGCTAGCAGAAACGGGCATCGTGGGTGTATCATTGATACTTCTGTCTCTGATAGGTTTTGTGTGGTACTTTTTCAAGAACATCCTGACCCAGCGTGATACTGAAAAGCTCCTACTCTTTCTGGCTGCCACCGCTTCTTTCACAGTCATAACACTGCACAGTGTCGTTTCTTTTCCTGGCCACCTCATGCCCAATGCTTTGATCGCGGTCATTGTGGCCGGAGTAGCTCTATCTGAAGAACTGAGGGGATTCAGGGCGTTTCGGATAGAGTTGAACGGTAGATTTGTCAGATCCGTTATTGCGTTCCTGCTGATAGTCATTTCTTTAACAGGTACTGTTTTGATGTCCAGAAACTATTTTTCAGAAGCTTACTTTACAAAGGGATACATAGCGAAACTAAATTTCGACTCTGCAAATTTAGCTATACCCGACCTCAAAAACACGATAAACATGATAAGGTCCGAGCTCTCCAGTCTGGAGAGTTTTGAAGGAGAATTCAGTTATCTGGCAACGGATACATATATCAACACTTATCTACAAAATTTTAAGGATAGATTCCCTCGTGCACCTGAAGAGCTGCTTGTCAGTGAACTGTATAAAAGGCGAAAAAATACTGTGGACATGATCGAAGAGAAATTGAAGAATAAATTGAAATCCATGGCCGACACATTGATGAATGCTAGAAATGCCAGTAATGAAAACTTTTATGACGCACTGTACTCTTTAGATTCCGCCCTTACCTTCGAAGACCATTCCGGGATGCCAAAGACATATCTCGCATTGTTGATGTCTTCTGAAGCTTGGATGGAGGATCTGAATCTGAAGCTTTTCAATCTCACTGATCCTATGGGACAGCTCGAAAAGTTTTTTTCCGGTATCAACGGTTACAATGAAAAGATCGCGATTGTCAAGCCTAGAGCTTTCATAGTTCCCCTCCTACTGAAGGGGAATAGACACCTCCCATTGAAAGAACTGCCTGATTTGATTAAACATGCGACGGAAGAAGCTTCTCTTACCAATATTCTTAAAGAACTGGATATGCCACTCTTATTCAGCTATCAATCAATTTTCGATTCAATAGACATGGGTATAGCAGCTCTTCAGATAACCCCGGATATCATGGTAATACGCTTCTTGGCCAATCAGTTCTTCAGGGCCTTTTCAGAATCTAGCGTTGTTGCGAAAGAGCTGAGAAAGCTGGAAAAGTATCTTGGAGCTGATTCAACTGAAAGCCTGAAAGAGCTTGAACAAAAGATTCTCAACATTCCGGATGAGTACAGATTGGAATTTGAATATCTATATGATAAAGCCATTGAATTGAATCCGGGAGGATGGAATATCCACCCAGACTGGGAAAACATATATAGTGACTACATTGAACAGCTCATGCTTACCTACGGCGATGAAGCTATCAAAAAATGCCTTGAAATCGCAGAAAAAGAAGTTTTCGCCTGTAAGATTATGAAAAATACGCACTGGGGAATACCCGATAGAAGTTTCGAGATGTTGTTTCAATTCTCAGAAATATCTGATAATGGAGTTTTGAAGGAAGAAATTATGAGAATATATGAACCTGCTTATCAATGGAATAAAGAACAGTTGGAGACTTTCTACAATGAGAGGATTGAACCGCTGGAAAAAGATGATGAAAACAGGCAACGTTATTTGAATGTTCTGGAACGCATGAAGAAGTTCACAAAAACTTACGAAAGCAAAAAATAA
- a CDS encoding ABC transporter ATP-binding protein, whose amino-acid sequence MIYAEQLTKKFGDLMAVNRIHIHVKPGEIYGFLGPNGAGKTTTIKMLTGILKPTEGTIKILGMNIRKNEIEIKRQIGVVPDEPRMYDNLRGHEFAHFIMEIYKSPREETEKRLEDICKAFGIDYLEKFIGDYSHGMKQKLMLATVLMRQPKVVFLDEPTMGLDARSAKILKLWLRKMADNGAAIFMTTHVLEIAEKMCDRIGIINEGMLVAEGTLEELKELSEAKYESLEDLFLELTGGNEFKDIIDQLGE is encoded by the coding sequence ATGATTTATGCTGAACAATTGACAAAGAAGTTTGGAGACCTCATGGCGGTGAACCGTATTCACATACATGTGAAACCTGGAGAAATTTACGGCTTTCTGGGACCGAACGGTGCGGGAAAAACCACCACCATAAAGATGTTAACGGGAATTCTAAAACCCACAGAAGGAACGATAAAGATACTCGGAATGAACATAAGGAAAAATGAAATCGAAATCAAAAGGCAAATAGGAGTCGTACCCGATGAACCCAGGATGTACGATAATCTGAGGGGGCATGAATTTGCACATTTCATCATGGAGATCTATAAAAGCCCCAGAGAAGAAACTGAGAAAAGGCTTGAGGATATCTGCAAAGCATTCGGAATAGACTATCTTGAAAAGTTCATTGGAGACTATTCCCATGGTATGAAACAGAAACTCATGCTTGCGACGGTGCTCATGAGGCAACCGAAGGTGGTCTTTCTTGATGAACCCACTATGGGACTCGATGCCCGAAGCGCCAAGATCCTGAAACTCTGGTTGAGAAAGATGGCTGATAATGGCGCTGCTATTTTCATGACCACACACGTCCTCGAAATTGCCGAAAAGATGTGCGACAGAATAGGCATCATAAACGAGGGAATGCTCGTGGCAGAAGGCACGCTTGAAGAGCTGAAAGAACTTTCCGAGGCGAAGTACGAGAGTCTGGAAGATCTTTTCCTCGAACTCACTGGCGGAAACGAGTTCAAGGATATAATTGATCAACTCGGCGAATAG
- the dnaB gene encoding replicative DNA helicase, with translation MKLRVPPHSIEAEEAVIGSILIDPDVLIDVMEILDSEDFYLRKHKLIFSAIEKLFDEGYPVDIVSITDRMRSMGTLEEIGSEVEIARLADAVPTSANADFYAKTVKEKSLLRSLINASSKIVESAYGTDDTDRVLDEAESLIFKITESQTTRTYEDLGSVMHKVFENLENLKDRAGTIEAGGFVTGIPTGFRQLDKITTGFHTSDLIIVAARPSMGKTAFALNIARNMAVRNDTPIAFFCLEMTKEQLAQRLLCSQARVDLSKVRTGFLNDKEWERLTSAADVLYRSRIIVDDEASLDPRTLRAKARRIKAEHDIKVIFVDYLQLMHLKGRTDNRQQEISEISRSLKLLARELNVAVVALSQLSRAVEQRENKRPRLSDLRESGAIEQDADMVMFLYREDYYRDKSEVSDTPHEAEVIIGKQRNGPIGTIKLSFNPKIATFFDAVPAEYVE, from the coding sequence ATGAAACTTAGGGTACCACCTCACAGCATAGAAGCTGAGGAAGCTGTGATAGGCAGTATATTGATCGATCCTGATGTACTGATCGATGTTATGGAAATACTCGATAGTGAGGACTTTTACCTTAGAAAACATAAGTTGATCTTTTCAGCTATCGAAAAGCTCTTTGACGAGGGATATCCCGTTGATATCGTCTCTATAACTGACAGAATGCGCTCAATGGGGACTCTTGAGGAAATAGGTAGTGAGGTTGAAATAGCGCGCCTTGCCGATGCAGTGCCAACTTCTGCCAATGCCGATTTCTATGCGAAGACCGTAAAAGAAAAATCCCTCCTGAGGTCGCTCATTAATGCGAGTAGCAAAATTGTGGAAAGCGCATATGGAACAGATGATACCGATCGCGTTCTCGATGAAGCAGAGAGTCTCATATTTAAAATAACTGAAAGTCAGACCACAAGGACTTATGAAGATCTCGGGAGTGTCATGCACAAGGTCTTTGAAAATCTCGAGAACCTCAAAGATCGAGCCGGGACTATCGAGGCTGGTGGCTTCGTTACTGGTATACCGACAGGGTTTAGACAACTTGATAAAATCACAACCGGCTTCCACACTTCCGATCTCATTATCGTAGCTGCAAGACCTTCGATGGGAAAGACAGCCTTTGCACTCAATATTGCCAGGAATATGGCAGTCAGGAACGATACACCAATCGCCTTTTTCTGCCTAGAGATGACAAAGGAACAGCTTGCACAGAGGTTGCTCTGTTCACAGGCCAGAGTGGATCTGAGTAAGGTAAGGACGGGCTTTTTAAATGATAAAGAGTGGGAAAGGCTCACTTCAGCGGCCGATGTACTTTACAGATCTAGGATCATCGTGGACGATGAAGCCTCCCTCGATCCCCGCACTCTCAGGGCAAAAGCGAGGCGAATAAAAGCTGAACACGATATAAAGGTGATTTTCGTCGATTACCTTCAGTTAATGCATTTGAAAGGTCGGACTGACAATAGGCAGCAGGAAATTTCAGAAATTTCCCGCTCCCTTAAATTACTTGCCAGAGAGCTTAATGTAGCTGTCGTTGCCCTCTCACAGCTCTCACGCGCTGTGGAACAAAGAGAGAATAAGCGCCCCCGACTGAGTGATTTACGTGAGTCTGGGGCCATTGAACAGGATGCAGACATGGTGATGTTCCTCTATCGAGAAGACTATTATAGGGACAAATCTGAAGTCTCCGATACTCCTCATGAAGCGGAGGTCATCATCGGGAAACAGAGGAACGGACCTATTGGCACTATTAAATTGAGTTTCAATCCCAAGATAGCAACCTTCTTCGATGCGGTACCAGCAGAGTACGTGGAGTGA
- a CDS encoding alanyl-tRNA editing protein, with amino-acid sequence MNAKVLSLKINDDGKYRLIIEPLAPEKLYVDGEGGQLGDRGTAEGNQILAVDREKGEFCLVLKTMEGIEEGKVINIDIDKERRFEIAQQHTAQHLLSAILERELDVKTVGFQMGENFSTIDITLDLFTEYQKTLIENTVNTEIKAMHVVNIDFYSPEEFKKLNLRMRDELKDKIFSQDKIRVVSIGEIDKNPCGGLHVKNTLEIGLFKIVKTEKVKGNLTRLYFVAGVRAIRLFQTEHEIIEKLIKELTCGIEEIPERVKTLLNNFKALKSISRKYTERLAKIIAKNLLSLRRTVLFYEDELEIVNAIPGLIEKESYVFVGKAGRNRLILAARGFDLKVLYTHLKKRFEIQGGCGPTKGQIVYKGNPGEIVEEVERWVERERSHET; translated from the coding sequence ATGAACGCAAAGGTACTGAGCCTTAAAATCAACGATGATGGAAAATATAGATTGATAATCGAACCTCTTGCTCCCGAAAAGTTGTATGTTGATGGTGAAGGGGGACAGCTTGGAGACAGGGGTACAGCTGAAGGTAATCAGATATTAGCAGTTGACCGGGAAAAAGGTGAATTCTGTCTCGTTTTAAAGACGATGGAAGGCATCGAAGAGGGGAAAGTAATCAACATAGACATCGACAAAGAAAGGCGATTTGAAATCGCTCAACAGCACACAGCACAACATCTTCTTTCTGCAATCCTTGAAAGAGAACTCGATGTGAAAACTGTTGGTTTTCAAATGGGTGAAAACTTTTCCACAATAGACATCACCCTTGATCTTTTCACAGAATATCAAAAGACACTCATTGAGAACACAGTTAACACAGAAATCAAAGCGATGCACGTGGTGAACATAGATTTTTACAGCCCGGAGGAGTTCAAGAAACTCAATCTCAGGATGCGGGATGAACTCAAAGATAAGATATTTTCACAGGATAAAATCAGGGTGGTTTCCATTGGTGAAATCGATAAAAACCCTTGCGGAGGTCTGCACGTTAAGAATACGCTCGAAATTGGATTGTTCAAGATCGTAAAAACAGAAAAGGTCAAAGGCAACCTCACGCGTTTGTACTTCGTTGCGGGTGTGAGAGCGATAAGGCTATTTCAAACAGAACATGAGATCATAGAAAAGCTGATAAAGGAGCTCACATGTGGGATTGAAGAAATCCCGGAGAGGGTCAAAACACTTCTGAACAATTTTAAGGCATTGAAATCGATTAGCAGAAAATACACGGAACGGCTCGCGAAAATTATAGCGAAAAATCTTCTTTCTTTAAGAAGAACGGTGTTATTCTATGAAGACGAGCTGGAAATTGTGAACGCAATACCGGGACTCATTGAAAAAGAAAGTTATGTATTTGTGGGAAAAGCAGGGAGGAACAGATTAATCCTGGCAGCGAGAGGATTTGACCTCAAAGTGCTTTACACACATCTCAAGAAACGTTTTGAAATACAGGGTGGTTGCGGTCCCACAAAGGGACAGATCGTTTATAAGGGGAATCCTGGAGAGATCGTTGAAGAGGTAGAACGCTGGGTGGAAAGGGAGCGATCGCATGAAACTTAG
- a CDS encoding ABC transporter ATP-binding protein → MCTYFDMAEGTVKAVQDVSFDLWQDEVLGIVGETGSGKSVTVKSIAGLIDKPGYIAKGEILFYTDEFSSNGQPEYIDLAKLPKEQYSRIRGKHIGMIFQDPMTSLDPMYTIGDQMIETIVHHEGVSEEEAEERAIRLLEQVGIPKPKERLNDYPFQLSGGQRQRVVIAIALSCNPEVLIADEPSTALDVTVQAQILELMKDLQKQYRSGLLFITHDLAVIAEIATKIQVMYGSYQMELAPSEVVFDNPMHPYTNALLECIPRLDVKQEELAPIPGQPPIMLNPPPLCPFLPRCKRAVDRCYKEMPSLEQVEDNHFLRCFNPVVNRVSVVKEDVG, encoded by the coding sequence ATGTGCACTTACTTTGACATGGCTGAAGGCACAGTGAAAGCCGTTCAGGATGTTTCTTTTGATCTGTGGCAGGACGAAGTCCTGGGAATTGTGGGTGAAACAGGTTCCGGAAAAAGCGTTACGGTCAAGAGCATCGCCGGGTTAATCGATAAACCCGGTTATATTGCAAAAGGAGAGATTCTGTTTTACACTGACGAATTTTCTTCCAATGGTCAACCTGAGTACATCGATCTTGCGAAGCTTCCAAAAGAACAGTATTCGAGAATTCGCGGAAAACACATCGGAATGATTTTTCAAGACCCGATGACATCGCTTGATCCAATGTATACCATAGGTGACCAGATGATAGAAACCATTGTACATCACGAAGGTGTCTCCGAAGAAGAGGCTGAAGAGAGGGCAATCAGATTACTGGAACAGGTTGGGATTCCAAAGCCTAAGGAACGCCTTAACGATTATCCCTTCCAGCTGTCTGGCGGGCAAAGGCAAAGGGTGGTAATTGCAATAGCTCTTTCCTGCAATCCAGAGGTTTTGATAGCCGATGAACCTTCTACCGCGCTTGATGTCACTGTTCAGGCACAGATATTGGAGCTCATGAAGGATCTTCAGAAACAGTACAGAAGTGGTTTGTTATTCATAACCCATGACCTCGCGGTCATCGCAGAAATCGCTACCAAGATACAGGTTATGTATGGAAGCTATCAAATGGAATTGGCTCCCTCTGAAGTTGTTTTTGACAATCCAATGCATCCTTATACAAACGCGTTGCTTGAGTGTATTCCTAGACTCGATGTGAAACAGGAAGAGTTGGCACCTATACCAGGACAACCTCCTATAATGTTGAACCCACCACCGTTATGTCCGTTCCTTCCAAGGTGTAAGCGGGCAGTGGATAGATGTTACAAAGAAATGCCATCTCTGGAGCAAGTTGAGGATAATCACTTCTTAAGATGTTTCAATCCTGTTGTCAACAGAGTTTCTGTTGTTAAGGAGGACGTCGGATGA
- a CDS encoding ABC transporter ATP-binding protein encodes MRLLEVKHLKKHFPIRQGFLVERVVGFVRAVDDVSFSVERGKTIGIVGESGCGKTTIGKTILRLHEATDGEIIIDGEDTTFYFMNKKRAIEYLKKNYFSLPAFSNGGKDLEPHQLIVYEAYKEAQGNPSKALSILYKNLDKKRKQLRRKTQIVFQDPMSSINPRMTVGQMLTEPLLFHGIASNMNEAVNMVKDLLLQVGLKSYHIDRYPHQFSGGQRQRIAIARAISVHPELVVLDEPTSALDVSVQAQIVKLLKDLQEKLNAGYVFISHNLALVRFISNEIAVMYLGRIVEKGDSEEVFNNPLHPYTRALLAAAPIPDPKKKRNRKDLVGGQVPSPINRPKGCFFHPRCKYKMPICEKEYPPMFKVADNHYVSCHLYAENEVSETFEKGGEKA; translated from the coding sequence ATGAGATTGTTGGAAGTCAAACACCTGAAAAAACACTTTCCTATAAGGCAGGGGTTCCTCGTTGAGAGAGTTGTCGGGTTCGTCAGAGCTGTTGACGATGTCTCCTTTAGTGTTGAACGAGGCAAGACCATAGGAATCGTTGGAGAATCCGGCTGTGGAAAGACCACAATAGGTAAAACAATCCTCAGACTTCATGAAGCAACTGATGGGGAGATAATCATAGATGGAGAAGACACGACCTTCTATTTTATGAACAAAAAGCGTGCTATTGAATATCTCAAGAAGAACTATTTCTCCTTGCCAGCTTTCTCTAACGGTGGAAAAGATCTCGAGCCTCACCAGTTGATAGTGTATGAAGCTTACAAAGAAGCTCAAGGAAATCCCTCTAAAGCACTGAGTATTCTTTACAAGAATCTCGATAAAAAGAGGAAACAATTAAGAAGGAAAACTCAGATCGTTTTTCAGGACCCCATGTCTTCCATAAACCCGAGGATGACTGTTGGGCAGATGTTGACAGAACCTCTGCTCTTTCATGGCATCGCCTCTAACATGAATGAAGCCGTAAATATGGTCAAAGATCTTTTGCTCCAAGTAGGGCTGAAATCTTATCATATAGACAGATACCCGCACCAGTTCAGCGGCGGACAACGTCAAAGGATAGCCATAGCAAGAGCCATAAGTGTTCACCCTGAGTTGGTGGTGCTAGACGAACCTACTTCAGCCCTGGATGTTTCTGTTCAAGCACAGATAGTGAAACTACTTAAAGACCTCCAGGAGAAATTGAACGCAGGTTACGTTTTCATATCACATAACCTCGCCCTTGTAAGGTTTATTTCAAACGAGATAGCTGTAATGTACCTTGGTAGAATAGTGGAGAAAGGGGATAGTGAAGAAGTATTTAATAACCCCCTTCACCCTTACACACGAGCATTACTGGCGGCGGCACCGATACCCGATCCAAAGAAAAAGAGAAATAGAAAAGATCTTGTCGGCGGACAGGTACCCAGTCCGATAAACAGACCGAAAGGTTGTTTCTTCCATCCCCGATGTAAATACAAAATGCCAATATGTGAAAAGGAATATCCGCCGATGTTCAAGGTAGCAGATAATCATTATGTTTCCTGTCATCTGTATGCAGAAAATGAGGTCTCCGAAACTTTTGAAAAAGGAGGGGAAAAGGCATGA